One stretch of Bradyrhizobium canariense DNA includes these proteins:
- a CDS encoding GH1 family beta-glucosidase: protein MAAGPAKSEDGNAKPAADPHAPANFPNGFLWGTATSAYQIEGAVSEDGRGPSIWDTFSHTPGKIADHSNADRANDHYHRYKEDVRLIKDLGVKAYRFSIAWPRVFPNGTGAPNPKGLDFYDRLLDELLANGIEPFATLYHWDLPQSLQDRFGGWQSSDTSKAFADYAGYVAGRLSDRVKSFFTVNEVGRFVNFGYGYGIDAPGLKLPEAVLNQVHHNVALGHGLAVQAIRAKGRAGTKVGPAENIAACLPAIDTPENVRAAEIATRELNASFLNVILEGKYTDEFLAYTGKDAPKYTAEELKIIASPVDFVGLNIYAPQFYVVANDRAPGFKVLPFPDSFPHMKSEWLRIGPETAYWVPRIAAKIWNIDTIYISENGTSGTDKPAADGKVYDLDRIMYLRNYLTQLQRATSEGVPVRGYFLWSLMDNFEWIFGFEQRFGLYRVDFDTLARSPKLSVSFYRDVIAKNAISA, encoded by the coding sequence ATGGCGGCTGGCCCTGCGAAGTCGGAAGACGGCAACGCCAAACCGGCGGCTGACCCGCACGCCCCTGCCAACTTCCCCAATGGCTTTCTGTGGGGGACGGCCACATCAGCCTATCAGATCGAAGGCGCCGTCAGTGAAGACGGTCGAGGTCCCTCGATCTGGGATACGTTCAGCCACACGCCGGGCAAGATCGCGGATCACAGCAACGCCGACCGCGCCAACGATCATTATCACCGCTACAAGGAAGACGTTCGGCTGATCAAGGACCTCGGCGTCAAAGCCTATCGGTTTTCGATCGCGTGGCCGCGGGTGTTTCCGAACGGGACGGGCGCGCCGAATCCTAAAGGCCTCGACTTCTATGACCGCCTGCTGGACGAACTTCTGGCAAATGGCATCGAGCCGTTCGCAACGCTCTATCACTGGGACCTGCCGCAGTCGCTTCAGGACCGTTTCGGCGGATGGCAGTCCAGCGACACCTCCAAGGCGTTCGCAGATTACGCAGGCTATGTGGCCGGGCGTTTAAGCGATCGCGTCAAGTCCTTCTTCACGGTCAACGAAGTCGGACGATTCGTGAACTTCGGTTATGGCTACGGCATTGATGCGCCGGGCCTCAAGCTGCCGGAGGCGGTCCTGAACCAGGTGCATCACAACGTTGCCCTGGGCCACGGCCTCGCGGTGCAGGCGATCCGCGCCAAGGGGCGCGCTGGCACCAAAGTCGGCCCCGCTGAAAACATCGCGGCCTGCTTGCCTGCGATCGATACGCCCGAGAACGTTCGCGCCGCCGAGATCGCGACGCGTGAATTAAACGCGAGCTTCCTGAACGTGATCCTGGAAGGCAAATACACCGACGAGTTTCTGGCCTATACTGGCAAGGACGCTCCAAAATATACCGCCGAAGAGTTGAAGATCATCGCCTCCCCGGTCGATTTCGTCGGCCTGAATATCTACGCGCCGCAATTTTACGTGGTCGCGAATGATCGCGCGCCGGGTTTCAAGGTTTTGCCTTTTCCCGACTCGTTTCCACATATGAAATCCGAGTGGCTGCGGATCGGGCCGGAGACCGCCTATTGGGTACCGCGGATTGCCGCCAAGATCTGGAACATCGATACGATCTACATCAGCGAGAACGGCACCTCCGGAACCGACAAGCCGGCCGCTGACGGCAAGGTCTACGACCTCGACCGCATCATGTATCTGCGCAATTACCTGACGCAGTTGCAGCGCGCGACGTCCGAAGGCGTGCCGGTTCGCGGATATTTCCTGTGGAGCCTGATGGATAATTTCGAGTGGATCTTCGGCTTCGAACAGCGCTTCGGCCTGTATCGCGTCGACTTCGACACGCTGGCACGTTCACCGAAGCTCAGCGTGTCATTCTACCGCGACGTCATCGCGAAGAACGCGATCAGCGCTTGA
- a CDS encoding CheR family methyltransferase: MLQAVAHLSDRHFRSIAELIEGEVGIKLPPGKQLMLEGRLQKRIRALNYPGPNEYVEALIEGGSFDSELVHLIDCVTTNKTDFFREPSHFAFMKDTAVPTLLAARQRGPAGLKIWSAACSTGMEAYSAAMVLDDMVKNGSRFQFRILGTDISAGVLRLAKAGIYPREVTAPVPETLAKRYFLHSKDKSRGEMRVVPELRRLTHFMRMNLMDKAYPVDRDVDIIFCRNVLIYFEKHNQRKVVDRLCEHLRPGGYLMVGHSESMVHAGSSRLKQIQPTVFRV, translated from the coding sequence ATGCTGCAAGCCGTCGCACATTTGTCGGATCGCCACTTTCGTTCGATCGCCGAACTGATCGAGGGAGAGGTGGGCATCAAGCTGCCGCCCGGAAAGCAATTGATGCTTGAAGGCCGGCTTCAAAAGCGCATCCGGGCTCTCAATTATCCTGGCCCGAACGAATATGTCGAAGCCCTGATCGAGGGCGGCAGCTTCGATTCCGAGCTCGTTCACCTGATCGATTGCGTCACGACCAACAAGACCGACTTCTTTCGTGAACCATCTCATTTCGCATTCATGAAAGATACTGCGGTGCCGACACTGCTCGCGGCGCGACAGCGCGGCCCGGCCGGTCTCAAGATCTGGAGCGCGGCGTGCTCGACCGGCATGGAAGCCTACAGCGCCGCAATGGTGCTTGACGACATGGTCAAGAACGGTAGCCGATTCCAGTTTCGGATTCTGGGAACCGATATTTCCGCCGGCGTATTGCGCCTCGCCAAGGCCGGCATTTATCCGCGGGAAGTGACCGCACCTGTGCCTGAGACGCTGGCGAAGCGCTATTTTCTTCATTCAAAGGACAAATCCCGCGGCGAGATGCGCGTTGTCCCGGAATTGCGACGACTGACGCATTTCATGCGGATGAATTTGATGGATAAAGCCTATCCGGTCGATCGGGACGTCGACATCATCTTTTGCAGAAATGTCCTGATCTATTTCGAGAAGCACAATCAGCGCAAGGTCGTCGATCGGCTGTGCGAACACCTTCGGCCCGGAGGCTATCTCATGGTTGGCCATTCCGAATCGATGGTCCATGCCGGTTCGTCGCGCTTGAAACAGATACAGCCCACGGTTTTCAGAGTTTAG
- a CDS encoding chemotaxis protein, translated as MLRALLKHIQMISIISRSARIEAASLDSNRGSFLDFTQEAFQLAKAAQDSVESCTRDQVQLADAIKTALDKHREFQTRYREQLISVSSELIASHGRIQQQQSNGVRLTETTGASAGRIAQAVGISIVSLQAGDSIRQRLEHVCHGLHVASGYATGIVPDDAEDAALISRFIAGLEAEQLDDAVRQFDTDIRQIAHTLSSLGSDVAGIVSQGKSLYGNQNNTTSSFLSEIKQSLNHASELIRSCENARISVDRALSVVEDTLGKFRRAASELSHTVTDIILIGMNAGLRAGHLGAKGSSFVVIANELKTTADHISGGAGMLRPVLDEIEVSANDLRSLRVDAESSQLAGLENSVLAAIQDIEMGNERVNGTMTRLIKEGAEFEDVIASAQDTLKSLADALAVLPDHISSLRADSKTFDTMPAAAGEKAKPLLEDLANRYTMATEREIHRRFLNDAGIKADAIPDKPATETAADDVLFF; from the coding sequence TTGCTGCGCGCCCTGCTCAAGCACATCCAGATGATTTCGATCATCTCGCGCAGCGCCCGGATCGAGGCCGCATCCCTCGACAGCAACCGGGGCAGCTTTCTGGATTTTACCCAGGAGGCGTTTCAACTGGCGAAAGCCGCGCAGGATTCCGTCGAAAGCTGCACACGCGATCAGGTTCAGCTTGCCGATGCCATCAAGACCGCCCTGGACAAACACCGCGAATTCCAGACGCGTTACCGCGAGCAGTTGATCTCCGTCAGCTCGGAACTGATCGCATCCCACGGCCGTATCCAGCAGCAACAATCGAATGGCGTGCGTTTGACGGAGACGACGGGTGCAAGTGCGGGACGGATCGCGCAGGCGGTCGGAATCTCCATCGTCTCGCTGCAGGCGGGCGACAGCATTCGCCAGCGCCTTGAGCACGTTTGTCATGGCCTGCATGTTGCGAGCGGCTACGCGACCGGCATCGTGCCGGACGATGCAGAAGACGCGGCACTGATCTCGCGTTTCATCGCAGGGCTGGAGGCCGAGCAGCTTGATGATGCAGTCCGCCAATTTGATACGGACATCCGCCAGATAGCGCACACTTTATCCTCGCTCGGTTCTGACGTCGCCGGTATCGTCAGCCAGGGAAAGTCTCTGTACGGAAATCAGAACAACACCACCTCCTCATTCCTGTCCGAGATCAAGCAGTCGCTCAATCATGCTTCCGAGCTGATACGGTCTTGCGAGAATGCCAGAATATCCGTCGACCGGGCCTTGTCGGTGGTGGAAGACACCCTCGGAAAATTCCGGCGGGCGGCTTCCGAACTGTCGCATACGGTCACGGATATCATTCTGATCGGCATGAACGCGGGGCTGCGGGCCGGGCATCTCGGCGCCAAGGGCAGTTCTTTTGTGGTGATCGCCAATGAGCTGAAGACGACCGCCGATCATATTTCCGGGGGCGCAGGGATGTTGCGGCCCGTGCTCGACGAAATCGAGGTTTCGGCCAATGATCTGAGGTCGCTTCGCGTCGATGCTGAATCGTCACAACTCGCCGGACTGGAGAACTCCGTCCTCGCGGCGATTCAGGACATAGAAATGGGTAACGAACGCGTAAATGGCACGATGACGCGGCTCATCAAAGAAGGCGCCGAATTCGAGGACGTGATTGCGAGCGCGCAGGACACGCTGAAATCTCTCGCGGATGCTCTGGCGGTTCTGCCGGATCATATCTCCTCATTGCGGGCGGACAGCAAGACATTTGACACGATGCCTGCCGCGGCGGGCGAAAAGGCCAAGCCTCTGCTGGAGGATTTGGCAAATCGGTACACGATGGCGACCGAGCGGGAAATTCACCGCCGGTTTCTCAATGATGCGGGTATCAAGGCCGACGCCATCCCGGACAAGCCGGCCACGGAAACGGCTGCTGACGACGTCCTGTTTTTTTGA
- a CDS encoding chemotaxis protein CheW, which translates to MAETAQYLTLGLANETFGISIRNVREILDMRPISRLPHAPDFLLGMIDVRGSGYPIVDLRTKLNLPSVAATEATRIIILDIPMNDRLVGVGFVADCVFEVTDIDESKIEPPPSVGGRWKSDYLAGIGRKGDKFVIIFDLEKLMAAAEMSQYQGTSPGTSAAA; encoded by the coding sequence ATGGCCGAAACGGCGCAATACCTGACGCTTGGCCTCGCCAACGAAACGTTCGGCATTTCGATTCGAAATGTTCGGGAAATCCTCGATATGCGGCCCATTTCAAGGTTGCCGCACGCGCCGGACTTTCTTCTCGGCATGATTGACGTGCGGGGCAGTGGCTATCCGATCGTCGATCTGCGGACCAAGCTCAATTTGCCCAGCGTCGCTGCCACGGAAGCAACCAGGATCATCATTCTCGACATTCCGATGAATGACCGCCTGGTGGGTGTCGGCTTCGTTGCCGATTGTGTGTTCGAGGTAACCGACATCGATGAAAGCAAGATCGAGCCACCGCCGTCGGTCGGGGGGCGATGGAAGTCCGATTACCTGGCTGGCATTGGCCGGAAGGGCGACAAATTCGTCATCATTTTCGATCTCGAGAAGCTGATGGCGGCTGCCGAGATGTCGCAGTATCAGGGAACGAGCCCGGGTACGTCGGCTGCGGCCTGA
- a CDS encoding glycoside hydrolase family 16 protein → MLAPAFAQVDLAAAPTRLALQVKSDPPGQQCRRIEGEFPLVAVSLHETFHDDFNDHPLLSGRWTPHYAGGAAWPEARYWGGDGSDFKRKTSYNGEQQIYVDPRYAGRGTTPLGLDPFRVRDGVLSIIASRTPPELKPVLFNNDYVSGILTTQDSFAQKHGYFEIRAKIPVGDGVWPAFWLLANDGGWPPELDVVEGRGEEPGSLVMTTHWRHPDTQRIESCPQDFMLPDASRNFHNYGALWERDRITYFIDRKPVADIKVPVGFDDPMYMIVNLAMGAKYFKGVGFVDAETPNSVAFEIDRVSVYQIDAY, encoded by the coding sequence ATGCTTGCGCCTGCTTTTGCGCAAGTTGACCTTGCGGCAGCGCCGACGCGGCTCGCTTTGCAGGTCAAGAGCGACCCTCCCGGCCAACAATGCCGCCGCATCGAAGGGGAGTTTCCGCTCGTTGCGGTATCCCTGCATGAAACCTTCCACGATGATTTCAACGACCATCCATTGTTGAGTGGCAGGTGGACGCCCCATTATGCCGGCGGCGCCGCCTGGCCGGAAGCGCGCTACTGGGGAGGAGACGGCTCCGACTTCAAGCGTAAGACCAGCTACAACGGCGAACAGCAGATCTATGTGGATCCGCGCTATGCCGGACGGGGAACAACCCCGCTGGGGCTTGATCCATTCAGGGTTCGTGATGGCGTTCTCTCGATAATCGCCAGCCGCACGCCGCCTGAACTGAAGCCGGTGTTGTTCAACAACGACTATGTGTCCGGCATCCTCACCACCCAGGATTCATTTGCGCAAAAACATGGATATTTCGAGATTCGTGCGAAGATACCCGTGGGCGACGGGGTTTGGCCGGCCTTCTGGCTGCTTGCCAATGATGGCGGCTGGCCACCTGAACTCGACGTGGTGGAAGGACGTGGCGAGGAGCCCGGTTCGTTGGTGATGACGACACATTGGCGACACCCGGACACCCAGCGCATCGAGTCCTGTCCGCAGGATTTCATGTTGCCGGATGCTTCGCGCAATTTCCATAACTATGGCGCGCTGTGGGAGCGGGATCGCATCACCTATTTTATCGACCGCAAGCCGGTGGCCGATATCAAGGTCCCCGTCGGTTTTGACGATCCGATGTACATGATCGTGAACTTAGCCATGGGCGCGAAGTACTTCAAAGGCGTCGGATTCGTCGACGCCGAGACTCCAAATTCGGTCGCGTTCGAAATCGACAGAGTATCTGTCTATCAAATTGATGCCTATTAG
- a CDS encoding protein-glutamate methylesterase/protein-glutamine glutaminase, whose product MLKKTVRVLIVDDSASVRQILASILGDDPGIDVMASASDPFVAAKRLQDELPDVIILDIEMPRMDGLTFLRKIMAQHPIPVIICSSMTDQGSDLMFEAFEAGAVDIVPKPRVDTRQALLESSTRLRDAVKSAARARVRTRSERRTVVEAKLTADAIIPPPVQGRSTVTTERIVCIGVSTGGTEALCDVLEVLPRNCPGILIVQHMPQGFTAAFARRLNGICEINVKEAEDGEPVLPGYAYIAPGSRHMLLQRTGRRYHIAIKDGPPVSRHRPSADVLFRSAAQYAGSNALGIIMTGMGDDGAKGLLEMRKLGATTRAQDEESCVVFGMPKEAIACGAAQKVVSLAQIPKEIMLWHNSSQPVAVD is encoded by the coding sequence ATGCTCAAGAAAACCGTCCGTGTCCTGATCGTGGATGACTCCGCCTCGGTGCGTCAGATCCTCGCCTCGATACTCGGTGACGATCCAGGCATCGACGTCATGGCCTCCGCGTCCGATCCGTTCGTAGCGGCGAAGCGATTGCAGGACGAACTCCCGGACGTCATCATCCTGGATATTGAAATGCCGCGGATGGACGGGTTGACCTTCCTCCGCAAGATCATGGCTCAGCACCCCATACCGGTGATCATTTGCTCGTCGATGACCGATCAGGGATCGGACCTGATGTTCGAGGCCTTTGAAGCCGGTGCTGTCGACATCGTTCCCAAGCCTCGTGTCGACACCCGTCAAGCGCTGTTGGAATCCTCGACACGGCTGCGCGATGCGGTGAAGTCGGCTGCCCGCGCGCGCGTTCGCACCCGGAGCGAACGCCGGACGGTCGTGGAGGCCAAGCTGACCGCCGACGCGATCATTCCGCCTCCGGTCCAGGGGCGATCGACGGTCACAACAGAGCGCATTGTCTGCATCGGCGTATCGACGGGCGGTACCGAGGCGCTTTGCGACGTTCTGGAGGTATTGCCGCGCAACTGCCCGGGAATCCTGATTGTGCAACACATGCCGCAGGGATTTACCGCTGCGTTTGCAAGGCGGCTGAACGGCATCTGCGAGATCAACGTCAAGGAAGCCGAGGACGGCGAGCCCGTGCTTCCCGGCTATGCCTATATTGCCCCCGGCAGCCGGCACATGCTGCTGCAAAGAACCGGCCGCCGTTATCACATCGCCATCAAGGATGGGCCGCCGGTGTCGCGGCATCGTCCCTCGGCCGATGTCCTGTTCCGTTCCGCGGCCCAATATGCCGGCTCAAACGCGCTTGGAATCATCATGACCGGCATGGGTGATGACGGCGCGAAAGGGCTGCTGGAGATGCGCAAGCTCGGCGCGACGACACGGGCGCAGGACGAGGAAAGCTGCGTGGTTTTCGGCATGCCGAAGGAGGCGATCGCCTGTGGCGCCGCGCAGAAGGTGGTCTCGCTGGCGCAAATTCCGAAGGAAATCATGCTTTGGCATAATTCCAGCCAACCGGTCGCGGTTGATTGA